One genomic segment of Myxosarcina sp. GI1 includes these proteins:
- a CDS encoding GIY-YIG nuclease family protein, which translates to MWSVYIIRCSNNSLYTGISNDVPKRFKVHQSGSNQAAKYTRNKHPLQLVFSSEIGNKAAASRAEYRLKKLSKRNKELLVTGKTSLFNLGIIETKI; encoded by the coding sequence ATGTGGTCTGTTTATATAATTCGATGTAGCAACAATTCTCTTTATACGGGGATTTCTAATGATGTCCCCAAACGTTTTAAAGTTCACCAATCGGGTAGCAACCAAGCTGCCAAATATACCCGAAATAAACATCCTCTACAGTTAGTTTTCAGTAGTGAAATAGGAAACAAAGCGGCTGCTTCTCGTGCTGAGTATCGTCTTAAAAAACTATCAAAAAGAAACAAGGAATTACTTGTGACAGGTAAAACTTCACTCTTTAACTTGGGAATTATAGAAACAAAGATTTGA
- the rpoZ gene encoding DNA-directed RNA polymerase subunit omega yields MKTSDTSQVMFCTDELMDAASNRYCIVVQVANRAKRRRYEDMDNYQNESVHKPVNRAIVELFST; encoded by the coding sequence ATGAAAACTTCAGATACTTCACAAGTAATGTTTTGTACTGACGAACTAATGGATGCTGCATCGAATCGCTATTGCATTGTGGTTCAGGTAGCCAATCGAGCTAAACGTCGTCGTTACGAAGATATGGACAATTACCAAAACGAATCAGTACATAAACCAGTCAATCGAGCCATTGTTGAGTTGTTCAGTACATAA
- a CDS encoding alpha/beta fold hydrolase → MSHLRQVSELMGYLGKLGSPIEEKYVFSSRPIKLLLFSQHGMTDNNRAMGLLARKLAPPQSCIIAPNLGLIDTHLNIEPLICYVERTAAQILEQYRDLPARIIASSLGGVIWIEVLSVHPEWWQRFESLVLLGSPLGGADLARIIDPFSWGIGMAKHLGKNRRAIAEQITAAIPTLVVAGNITGGGDGTVSIESTKLKHAHFVCLEGVTHPELRTHPAVIKAIQEFWSSPRQVLPAPKKDSVSILIEYFRDVPGITDASARDFPAAKTIMSFPDGTSIRTWTNLVGVKHVFIANKYGECEYAAFVGWIHSAYLQKAIDALISLS, encoded by the coding sequence ATGTCACACCTTCGCCAAGTTTCAGAATTAATGGGTTACTTGGGTAAACTCGGTAGCCCCATTGAGGAAAAATACGTTTTTTCTTCCCGTCCCATTAAACTCTTGTTATTTTCTCAACATGGAATGACTGACAATAACAGAGCGATGGGATTATTAGCTCGTAAACTAGCTCCACCACAATCATGTATTATTGCTCCTAATTTAGGATTAATTGATACACACCTCAACATCGAACCTCTCATTTGCTACGTCGAGCGAACTGCCGCACAAATATTAGAGCAGTATCGCGATCTTCCCGCTCGAATTATTGCCTCGTCGCTAGGAGGTGTAATCTGGATAGAAGTCTTATCAGTGCATCCAGAGTGGTGGCAGCGATTTGAGTCTTTAGTTTTGCTAGGTTCTCCTCTTGGTGGTGCAGACCTAGCGAGAATTATCGATCCTTTTAGTTGGGGCATTGGTATGGCTAAACACCTTGGCAAAAATCGACGTGCTATAGCCGAACAAATTACGGCAGCTATTCCTACATTAGTAGTTGCTGGAAATATCACGGGTGGTGGAGATGGTACTGTATCTATCGAATCTACCAAGTTAAAACACGCTCACTTCGTTTGTCTTGAAGGTGTAACTCACCCAGAATTGAGAACTCATCCTGCCGTCATAAAAGCAATTCAAGAATTTTGGTCGAGTCCGAGGCAAGTGCTTCCTGCTCCTAAAAAAGATAGCGTTTCAATTTTGATAGAGTATTTTCGAGATGTACCTGGTATCACTGATGCCAGTGCGCGAGATTTTCCTGCGGCGAAAACTATAATGTCCTTTCCCGATGGAACTAGCATCCGAACTTGGACGAATCTGGTAGGTGTCAAGCACGTATTTATTGCTAATAAATATGGAGAGTGTGAATATGCTGCTTTTGTCGGCTGGATACATTCTGCCTATCTTCAAAAAGCAATCGATGCACTAATATCTTTAAGCTAG
- a CDS encoding YkvA family protein, translated as MQDFLGQVRRFIGYVPFVRDAVAMYFCAIDRETPVHVKGTIFAALTYFLSPVDAIPDAIAGLGFTDDASVLSTTLFTVRAYVTKEHWQQADEFFG; from the coding sequence ATGCAAGATTTTCTGGGACAGGTTAGACGTTTTATTGGATACGTTCCATTTGTTAGAGATGCAGTAGCCATGTATTTCTGCGCCATCGATCGCGAAACACCAGTTCATGTCAAAGGAACTATTTTTGCAGCTTTGACTTACTTTTTATCTCCTGTCGATGCTATTCCCGATGCGATTGCTGGTTTGGGTTTTACTGATGATGCTAGTGTTCTCAGCACCACGCTATTTACTGTTAGAGCTTATGTTACCAAAGAGCATTGGCAGCAAGCAGATGAATTCTTTGGTTAA
- a CDS encoding DUF4011 domain-containing protein — protein sequence MTSHNITLKVEHKPSFSFALEQSGVPLVGPVSIINNDSSPLEDAILEVALYPDLGESVTIQLPKIHGGEEIKIDVIDLRLPVGRLEKTLEAERIVLECSLKKGEITLGQVKKEVNLLAYNDYNIKELYLELLACFVTPNHPVIMQVLKQVREVLKRNTGNNSLHGYQGSSQDVYEMTKALYETFRDFGISYINPPASFEGNQKIRFPDRVLIDRMGTCLDLSVLACACLEQMGLNPLVIVVNDHAFIGVWLEEEKHNYYPVIDEPLKLTNLIQAESLLLFNSSSYAAHPQPAFEAAKQEAIFYLNNVPLIGAVDLRICREKGYKPLPIRMGAVATPETNQEEITSLAQQILRQAALAQQTGLTEENNKQKKKEKLPESVEKRFQRWKSSLLDLSMRNKLLNLANLDVSKLIAGLLITKVREILANLINRHMESEEEIEPDILLQLVKTFEELKPERVISRDFNLSQQFDLSSYIEINEPLLQNLLVNIIQQYEQELYQYIFRDFIKRIKKKKQTFLFLDIPDRLLPEFEDYLASGQQIEILSTSAQEERRNQQLLQNRTDESEILARKVSDLAKGRCKAIHGLGTEYLQRYGLPLHCDREWLYKVGKLLEKEALIAQEETGASTLYVALGLLQWTEKGGSLPKLAPLFLYPINLSVSRTNYRVSFCLGDTDPLGNVTLVEKIRQDYGIDLKVIAEPSEDESGFNITEALKEVRKIIANQPGWLVIDAAVITTFSFGKFLMWKDLQDNAEILLKNHLVQHIASGGLQPLPDEVGEIAAKDLDTVSLSEIPTVVDADSSQLAAVYASLKGRNLVLQGPPGTGKSQTITNLIAAFLAKGKSVLFIAEKMAALEVVQRRLTQVGLEDFCLELHSNKANRKKVIESLAKSLNQERVSDVPWEQFTKELEQLRQQLAAYTEALHQKTSFGNSLYEMLGDLAALESVQPISLPDIDLDSLTEEQLKQMLQLVEQYINRVNVVNPIEHHPWQISHCRDWSLSREQNIVDAIAKLQGRLSDLEDTLTVFLNNLFLDTDLKPSLNLLRKLPNLGLTLAEGGVHIATFKSDRWKDLHQKTNRWLELPRQNVEHRHQLQKHWQEKIYTLDLENRIKTFDKLEKTFPLWRWFLQLIPRFSLRSIAKGKLPSNKQILDHLRIALDVQNLSQQIEQQQPEIERAFAPFWTQANTLEQLQLFLSRSDRFHNSLKEFSDDTVQKLHSKFTDKIISCPQLKEPSANLDKLLAQLETQLNELETLLETQAEIIEPSSQDFLNQFNNLLVNLTTHRSEFRNWCRYNQICQELERQHLTPLLKAHRRGRINLEELPKVLLKAILQPWFIKYFDNQPTLRQFEGKEQSQQVEKFRQLKKQYFQTSRDFIRASLGKKLPSTTVVFNGSEVGILKRESQKQRGHLALRVLFQKIPNLLPRLKPCLLMSPLSVAQYLSADGTPFDLVVFDEASQLTTYDAIGAIARGKQAIVVGDSKQMPPTNFFGRTNSDNLNIDENDIVELESLLDEAIASQFPEQMLQWHYRSKHETLIDFSNKNYYGGKLNIFPSAQSFSNKSGLKWHQVSNGFYKRGDRINKPEAEKLVNFLVSQLRSYQPHERTFGVITFSIPQKLLIDELLDRAREQYPEIEPHFAKDFDEKVFVKNLENVQGDERDEIFFSICYAPDKNGQMSMSFGALNRQGGERRLNVAVTRARQSLNIFSTIKASHIDLNRTTATGASHLKDFLEFAEKQGTAAPENQLLKTNDFDSGVEQEIYEALVSLGYAVNCKVGCGDYRIDLAVLHPHQPGLYVLGIETDGKTYHKAATVEDRECVRQAVLKSLGWRIHRIWCLDWRFKHEEELKRLQQEVKRAIQEFELQSSVSAANLPTSSISFEPKLVDYSPSIPKEVELKAIVKQPEIPAFKSSVAVSSSKPIKVASPLVPYTVASLETVTDRTHLIYTDEAIPLIEQRILSLIAVEAPISIKAIVKLVAGCWGFNKTTKKLTNQITIQVERLVEKGQLWLHQDFIWSSREQWENWKVVRQPIDGKKRKIEQIPVEETAVAAEWIVSQSFSIDEDALYREIATLLSIGKLNEKVRQKMQATVDLVCQRGKAQREGSRVVWKNLDG from the coding sequence ATGACCTCACACAATATTACTCTTAAGGTAGAACATAAACCCAGTTTTAGTTTTGCTCTCGAACAATCTGGAGTTCCTCTAGTTGGACCTGTTTCTATTATTAATAATGATTCTTCCCCCTTAGAAGATGCGATCCTAGAAGTTGCTTTATACCCTGACTTGGGAGAATCAGTAACGATACAACTCCCAAAGATTCATGGTGGAGAGGAAATCAAAATTGATGTTATCGACCTGCGATTACCTGTTGGCAGACTGGAGAAGACTTTAGAAGCAGAAAGAATCGTTTTAGAATGTAGCCTTAAGAAAGGGGAAATAACTTTAGGACAGGTCAAAAAAGAAGTTAATCTATTAGCTTATAACGATTACAACATCAAAGAATTATATTTAGAATTATTAGCTTGTTTTGTTACTCCCAATCATCCTGTGATTATGCAGGTACTCAAACAGGTACGAGAGGTTTTAAAACGCAATACGGGAAATAATTCTCTTCATGGATATCAAGGCTCTTCCCAAGACGTTTATGAAATGACTAAAGCCTTGTATGAAACTTTCAGAGATTTTGGCATTTCTTATATTAATCCTCCAGCTTCTTTTGAGGGAAATCAGAAAATCCGCTTTCCAGATCGAGTATTAATCGATCGAATGGGAACTTGTCTAGATCTATCAGTTTTGGCTTGTGCTTGTTTAGAACAAATGGGTCTAAATCCTTTAGTAATTGTTGTTAACGATCATGCTTTTATTGGAGTTTGGCTAGAAGAAGAAAAACATAATTATTATCCTGTGATTGATGAGCCATTAAAACTAACTAATCTGATTCAAGCTGAGTCTTTACTACTGTTTAACTCCAGCAGCTATGCAGCCCATCCTCAACCTGCTTTTGAAGCGGCTAAACAGGAGGCTATATTTTATCTAAACAATGTTCCATTAATCGGTGCTGTCGATCTCAGAATATGTCGAGAGAAGGGTTATAAACCTCTACCAATTCGCATGGGTGCTGTTGCTACACCTGAAACTAATCAGGAAGAAATTACCAGTCTCGCGCAGCAAATTCTCAGACAAGCAGCATTAGCTCAACAAACAGGGTTAACTGAAGAAAATAATAAGCAAAAGAAAAAAGAAAAATTACCAGAATCTGTTGAAAAACGTTTTCAGCGATGGAAGTCGAGTTTACTCGATTTATCGATGAGAAACAAATTGCTTAACTTGGCAAACTTAGATGTTAGTAAATTAATTGCGGGTTTGCTAATTACCAAAGTTCGAGAGATATTAGCTAATTTAATTAATCGTCACATGGAAAGTGAAGAAGAAATTGAGCCAGATATACTTTTACAACTCGTTAAGACATTTGAGGAATTAAAGCCAGAGCGAGTTATTAGCCGAGATTTTAATTTAAGCCAGCAATTTGATTTATCATCTTATATCGAGATAAACGAGCCGCTGCTTCAGAATCTTTTAGTAAATATTATTCAACAATACGAACAAGAATTATATCAATATATATTCAGGGATTTTATCAAGCGTATAAAAAAGAAAAAACAGACTTTTCTTTTTTTAGACATTCCAGATAGACTATTACCAGAATTTGAAGACTATTTGGCATCGGGTCAACAAATCGAAATTTTATCAACTTCTGCTCAGGAAGAGCGAAGAAATCAACAATTACTACAAAATAGAACTGATGAAAGTGAAATTTTAGCCAGAAAAGTCTCTGACTTAGCTAAAGGAAGGTGTAAAGCAATTCATGGATTGGGAACTGAATATTTACAAAGATATGGACTTCCATTGCATTGCGATCGAGAATGGCTCTATAAAGTTGGTAAACTCTTAGAAAAAGAAGCTTTAATCGCCCAAGAAGAAACAGGTGCTAGTACTCTCTATGTTGCTTTAGGATTACTGCAATGGACGGAAAAAGGAGGTTCTCTTCCCAAACTAGCTCCCTTGTTTTTATATCCCATTAATCTTTCGGTTAGTCGAACCAATTATCGAGTTAGTTTTTGCTTGGGAGATACCGATCCTCTAGGTAATGTCACTTTAGTCGAAAAAATTCGTCAGGACTACGGAATTGACCTCAAAGTTATTGCCGAACCATCCGAAGATGAGAGTGGATTTAATATTACTGAAGCTTTAAAAGAAGTCAGAAAAATCATTGCCAATCAACCAGGGTGGTTAGTGATAGACGCAGCAGTAATTACCACTTTTAGTTTTGGTAAGTTCTTAATGTGGAAAGACTTACAGGATAACGCAGAAATTTTATTAAAAAACCACCTTGTCCAACATATTGCTTCTGGTGGATTGCAACCTCTACCTGATGAAGTGGGAGAAATAGCCGCTAAAGATTTAGATACTGTCTCTTTATCGGAAATTCCTACAGTAGTTGATGCTGATTCTTCTCAACTAGCTGCCGTTTATGCTTCTTTAAAAGGGCGAAATTTAGTTTTGCAAGGTCCTCCTGGAACGGGAAAATCCCAAACCATTACTAACCTCATTGCTGCTTTTTTAGCTAAAGGTAAATCCGTCCTCTTTATCGCTGAAAAAATGGCAGCTTTAGAAGTAGTCCAGCGTCGTCTTACCCAAGTGGGGTTAGAAGATTTTTGTTTAGAACTGCACAGTAATAAAGCAAATCGCAAAAAAGTAATTGAGTCCTTGGCTAAATCTCTCAACCAAGAGCGTGTATCAGATGTTCCTTGGGAACAATTCACTAAAGAATTAGAACAACTCAGACAGCAGCTTGCTGCTTATACTGAAGCATTGCATCAGAAAACTTCTTTCGGTAATTCCCTCTATGAGATGTTGGGAGATTTAGCTGCTTTAGAATCAGTTCAACCGATTAGTTTACCTGACATCGATCTAGACAGTTTAACTGAGGAACAATTGAAGCAAATGCTGCAATTAGTCGAGCAGTATATAAATCGAGTAAACGTAGTTAACCCGATCGAGCACCATCCTTGGCAAATTAGTCATTGTCGTGATTGGAGTTTATCTCGCGAACAAAATATTGTCGATGCGATCGCTAAACTTCAGGGTCGCCTATCTGACTTGGAAGATACTCTGACTGTTTTTTTAAATAATTTATTCCTCGATACCGATCTAAAACCTTCTCTCAATTTGTTAAGAAAATTACCCAATCTGGGACTGACACTGGCTGAAGGAGGAGTTCATATTGCTACGTTTAAAAGCGATCGCTGGAAAGATTTACATCAGAAAACAAATCGTTGGTTGGAGTTACCCCGTCAAAATGTAGAACATCGCCATCAGTTACAAAAACACTGGCAGGAGAAAATTTATACCCTAGATTTAGAGAACCGAATCAAAACCTTTGACAAGCTAGAGAAAACTTTTCCGTTATGGCGCTGGTTCTTACAACTCATTCCCCGCTTTTCTTTACGCTCTATTGCCAAGGGAAAACTTCCTTCTAATAAGCAAATTCTCGATCATTTGCGAATAGCTCTTGATGTCCAAAATTTATCCCAACAAATCGAACAGCAACAACCAGAAATCGAGCGAGCGTTTGCGCCTTTTTGGACTCAAGCTAACACTTTAGAGCAACTTCAATTATTCTTATCCAGAAGCGATCGCTTTCATAACTCTCTGAAGGAGTTTAGCGACGATACGGTTCAAAAGCTGCACTCAAAATTTACTGATAAGATAATTAGCTGTCCTCAACTGAAAGAGCCTTCAGCCAATTTAGACAAGCTTTTGGCTCAATTAGAAACACAATTAAATGAATTAGAAACACTGCTCGAAACTCAAGCAGAAATTATCGAGCCGTCTAGTCAAGATTTTCTCAATCAATTTAATAATTTACTGGTTAACCTCACAACCCATCGCTCGGAGTTTAGAAATTGGTGTCGTTACAATCAAATTTGTCAAGAGCTAGAACGACAGCATCTTACCCCATTACTCAAAGCTCATCGTCGCGGTCGAATTAACTTAGAAGAGTTACCAAAAGTTTTATTGAAAGCTATCCTTCAGCCTTGGTTTATTAAATATTTCGACAACCAACCAACTTTACGACAATTTGAAGGCAAAGAACAGAGTCAACAGGTAGAAAAGTTTCGCCAATTAAAGAAACAATATTTCCAAACCAGTCGCGATTTTATTCGCGCCAGTTTAGGTAAAAAACTACCTTCTACAACTGTTGTCTTTAATGGTTCTGAAGTGGGAATTCTCAAACGAGAAAGCCAAAAACAACGAGGACATCTTGCTCTTCGAGTTTTATTTCAAAAAATTCCCAATCTTTTGCCCAGACTAAAACCTTGTTTACTAATGAGTCCTTTGTCGGTAGCTCAGTATTTATCGGCAGATGGCACTCCCTTTGATTTGGTGGTTTTTGATGAAGCTTCCCAGCTCACAACCTACGATGCTATTGGAGCTATTGCTAGAGGAAAACAAGCGATTGTTGTCGGTGACTCCAAACAAATGCCTCCTACAAATTTCTTTGGACGAACCAATAGTGACAATCTAAACATTGATGAGAATGACATTGTGGAATTAGAAAGCCTGCTCGATGAAGCGATCGCTTCCCAGTTTCCAGAACAAATGCTTCAGTGGCACTATCGCAGTAAGCACGAAACGTTGATTGACTTTAGCAATAAGAATTATTATGGTGGAAAACTGAATATTTTTCCTTCAGCACAAAGCTTTAGTAACAAATCGGGGTTAAAATGGCATCAAGTTAGTAATGGCTTTTACAAACGTGGCGACAGAATTAATAAACCCGAAGCCGAAAAGTTAGTCAACTTTTTAGTCAGTCAACTACGCTCCTATCAACCCCACGAACGCACTTTTGGAGTTATTACTTTTAGTATTCCGCAAAAACTCCTCATAGATGAGTTACTAGACCGAGCCCGCGAGCAGTATCCTGAGATTGAGCCTCATTTTGCTAAAGATTTTGATGAAAAAGTTTTTGTTAAAAACCTTGAAAATGTCCAAGGAGATGAACGAGATGAAATTTTCTTCAGTATTTGCTACGCACCCGATAAAAACGGTCAGATGTCTATGTCATTCGGTGCGTTAAATCGACAAGGGGGTGAAAGAAGACTCAATGTGGCAGTGACTCGCGCCCGTCAATCTCTGAATATTTTTTCTACTATAAAAGCTTCTCATATCGATTTAAATCGAACTACAGCTACAGGGGCAAGCCATCTAAAAGATTTTCTCGAATTTGCCGAAAAACAAGGAACGGCAGCACCAGAAAACCAATTATTAAAAACCAACGATTTTGATAGTGGCGTAGAGCAAGAAATTTATGAAGCTCTAGTTAGTCTGGGGTATGCTGTTAATTGTAAAGTAGGCTGTGGAGATTATCGCATCGATTTAGCCGTACTCCATCCACACCAACCTGGGTTATATGTACTGGGCATTGAGACAGACGGTAAAACCTATCACAAGGCAGCTACGGTAGAAGATAGGGAATGCGTGCGTCAAGCGGTATTAAAAAGTTTAGGCTGGCGCATACATCGAATTTGGTGTTTAGACTGGAGATTTAAACACGAGGAAGAATTAAAACGATTGCAGCAGGAAGTGAAGAGAGCTATTCAAGAATTCGAGCTTCAGTCTTCTGTTTCTGCTGCTAATCTCCCAACCTCGTCAATTTCTTTTGAACCTAAATTGGTAGATTATTCTCCGTCTATTCCAAAAGAAGTGGAATTAAAGGCGATTGTTAAACAGCCTGAAATACCAGCTTTCAAGTCTTCTGTAGCTGTATCTTCGAGCAAACCAATTAAGGTTGCAAGTCCGCTCGTTCCCTATACCGTAGCTAGTTTAGAAACCGTCACCGATCGAACCCATCTCATCTATACCGATGAGGCAATTCCTTTAATTGAACAACGGATATTATCCCTAATAGCAGTAGAAGCACCTATTTCGATTAAGGCTATTGTAAAATTAGTGGCTGGATGTTGGGGATTTAATAAAACCACCAAAAAACTGACAAATCAAATTACCATTCAAGTAGAGCGACTAGTCGAAAAAGGGCAATTGTGGCTACATCAAGATTTTATTTGGTCTTCGAGGGAACAATGGGAAAACTGGAAGGTGGTCAGACAACCCATTGATGGAAAAAAACGCAAAATCGAACAGATTCCTGTAGAAGAAACCGCCGTAGCCGCCGAATGGATTGTTTCTCAATCTTTTTCTATAGATGAAGATGCCCTTTATCGAGAAATTGCGACTCTGTTGAGTATTGGCAAATTAAACGAAAAGGTAAGGCAAAAGATGCAGGCAACTGTCGATTTAGTTTGTCAAAGAGGTAAAGCTCAAAGAGAGGGTTCAAGAGTCGTTTGGAAAAATTTGGATGGTTAG
- a CDS encoding HNH endonuclease signature motif containing protein: MVGISKSKLIHLYEGKDIQTVWDEAKTLPVIKHPELGYISSNYFRELYVNKPCPYCAKKMVRGQNIHATNSKEEARKRGYEYFNLQGVKVINQAGQTYFHPNYITIDHKINKARCPQKMFDYDNLQVVCWRCNKDKGDDNTYDSRYNRKYLTSLVDEALMRYGNSYQVKKPI, encoded by the coding sequence ATGGTAGGTATATCTAAGTCTAAACTGATTCATCTATACGAAGGAAAAGATATTCAAACTGTTTGGGATGAGGCAAAAACGTTACCTGTAATCAAGCATCCAGAATTAGGTTACATCAGTTCCAATTATTTTAGAGAGTTATACGTCAATAAACCCTGTCCGTATTGTGCCAAGAAAATGGTGCGAGGTCAGAATATTCATGCCACTAATTCTAAAGAGGAAGCCAGAAAAAGAGGCTATGAATATTTCAATCTTCAAGGAGTAAAGGTAATTAATCAGGCAGGACAAACCTATTTTCATCCCAACTACATAACCATCGATCACAAAATTAATAAAGCCCGATGCCCTCAGAAAATGTTTGATTATGACAATTTACAGGTTGTGTGTTGGCGGTGTAACAAAGATAAAGGAGATGACAATACTTATGATTCTCGATACAACCGAAAATATTTAACCTCTTTGGTTGATGAGGCATTAATGCGTTACGGCAACTCCTACCAAGTTAAAAAGCCGATATGA
- a CDS encoding HNH endonuclease, with amino-acid sequence MSKTPRINIPHTVRKYVLQRDEYQCQSCGKTAKEIELNIDHIIALAKGGSNDISNLQTLCRRCNQQKKHNYDTRFKRYFDF; translated from the coding sequence ATGTCAAAAACTCCCAGGATAAACATACCACATACTGTTAGGAAGTATGTATTACAAAGAGATGAATATCAATGTCAAAGCTGCGGTAAAACTGCTAAAGAAATCGAATTAAATATCGACCATATTATTGCTTTAGCAAAAGGTGGAAGTAACGATATTAGTAACTTGCAAACTCTTTGTCGTAGATGTAATCAACAAAAAAAGCATAACTACGATACTCGATTTAAGCGTTACTTTGATTTTTAG
- a CDS encoding KGK domain-containing protein translates to MNGDEIVSVNRDDNVLVSHHTYKVEEFLHELRHKIHGERMKKWCKTGVDCQVLTPTQGWRKGKVKIVLEFCPDETESPLDSVRQEINE, encoded by the coding sequence ATGAATGGTGACGAAATTGTTTCTGTTAACAGAGATGATAATGTTTTAGTGTCTCATCATACTTACAAAGTCGAAGAATTTCTCCATGAACTCAGACATAAAATTCATGGTGAGAGGATGAAAAAATGGTGCAAAACAGGTGTTGACTGTCAAGTACTGACTCCCACTCAAGGATGGAGAAAAGGCAAAGTCAAAATCGTTTTAGAATTTTGTCCCGATGAAACCGAATCGCCTTTGGATAGTGTTCGTCAAGAGATAAACGAGTGA
- a CDS encoding KGK domain-containing protein has protein sequence MTEDRFELLEHEDVYSDSVICFENETTFKISKLLEKLNNLLINLILNGLPDILLKTGLGKPPHYGSNWNKGVKAEILEAKTGEWKKGKVRLRVVLEFCPDELEEPEKLSLESPLDDIRQNTVKAS, from the coding sequence ATGACTGAGGATCGCTTTGAATTATTAGAGCATGAAGATGTATATTCTGATTCAGTTATATGTTTTGAGAATGAAACAACATTTAAAATAAGCAAACTTTTGGAAAAACTTAATAACTTGTTGATAAATTTAATTTTAAATGGATTACCAGATATTTTACTTAAAACTGGTTTGGGAAAACCACCACATTATGGCTCAAATTGGAATAAAGGTGTTAAAGCTGAAATTTTAGAAGCTAAAACTGGTGAATGGAAAAAGGGAAAAGTTAGATTGAGAGTTGTACTAGAATTTTGTCCAGATGAATTAGAGGAACCAGAAAAACTGTCTTTAGAGTCACCTTTAGATGATATTAGGCAAAACACAGTTAAAGCTAGTTAA
- a CDS encoding KGK domain-containing protein, producing MNNIKQTNTDDDFLYFNEHLNKYDAKDVLSTNNSIITIGEFKKNVTETFRRNGMGSIGQFLSNTCKGLNPSKWLIEGDECEILSANHLGWQKGKIKIKMTLEFIPDKPEENISESPLDSIRQEITE from the coding sequence ATGAATAATATAAAGCAAACAAATACTGATGACGATTTTTTGTATTTTAACGAACACTTAAATAAATATGATGCAAAAGATGTTTTATCAACAAATAATTCAATAATTACAATAGGTGAGTTCAAAAAAAATGTTACAGAGACATTCCGAAGAAATGGTATGGGTTCAATTGGGCAATTCTTATCTAATACGTGTAAAGGCTTGAATCCAAGTAAGTGGTTAATTGAAGGAGATGAATGTGAAATTTTAAGCGCAAATCATCTTGGATGGCAAAAAGGAAAGATAAAAATAAAAATGACTTTAGAATTTATTCCCGATAAACCAGAAGAAAACATTTCTGAATCGCCTTTAGATTCTATACGTCAAGAAATTACGGAGTAA
- a CDS encoding KGK domain-containing protein, which produces MKRQYHSLDNNKDSVINLVSNSRNSYNFFNLDPMFKLEALQTEVICKLLCISSLKQLEEPYIAPRKKWIDEGLDCELLKLGSYSWQKGKLRIKVTIEFSPDESEIFVSDSPLDDIRQIAISNNK; this is translated from the coding sequence ATGAAAAGACAATACCATTCATTAGACAACAATAAAGACAGTGTAATTAATCTGGTATCTAATTCAAGGAACAGTTACAATTTTTTCAATCTCGATCCGATGTTTAAATTAGAAGCGTTGCAGACAGAAGTAATATGCAAATTGTTGTGTATTTCATCTTTAAAACAACTAGAAGAACCTTATATAGCACCAAGAAAAAAATGGATTGATGAAGGTTTAGATTGCGAGCTTCTCAAACTTGGTTCGTATAGTTGGCAGAAAGGCAAACTAAGAATTAAAGTTACTATAGAATTTTCACCCGATGAATCAGAAATATTTGTTTCTGATTCACCTCTCGATGATATTAGACAAATTGCGATTAGCAATAATAAATAA
- a CDS encoding KGK domain-containing protein: MEDNFQLKECSEDDVLEFNSGTYRIKNIMQKLVSSKDNLSTQLYNQLNSMGINIIPKNRAFRQWFDGGIDCEILKLGAKNWKKGKVRLKVTFEFIPDEPEENISESLLDEIRQTAINNNNK; this comes from the coding sequence ATGGAAGATAATTTTCAACTTAAAGAATGTTCTGAAGACGATGTTTTAGAATTTAACTCTGGAACTTACAGAATTAAAAACATTATGCAAAAATTAGTTTCGTCCAAAGACAATTTATCAACTCAACTATACAATCAATTAAATAGTATGGGAATAAATATTATTCCTAAAAATAGAGCTTTTAGACAATGGTTTGATGGCGGTATTGATTGTGAAATTCTTAAGCTGGGTGCTAAAAACTGGAAAAAAGGCAAGGTAAGATTAAAAGTAACCTTTGAGTTTATTCCTGATGAGCCAGAAGAAAACATTTCTGAATCGCTTTTAGATGAAATTAGACAAACAGCAATTAATAACAATAATAAATAA